One region of Pyramidobacter sp. YE332 genomic DNA includes:
- a CDS encoding AAA family ATPase, which yields MRLCRLHFKNLNSLAGEWNVDFESPEFRGGLFAITGPTGAGKSTLLDAVCLALYGRTPRLERVNTSGNEIMTRGERECFAEAVFEIGGERYSAFWSQKKSSRKGAAREWQAPKCRFSRLGGGEEVLADSVSSMAKKVEEVCRLDFERFTRTVMLPQGGFAAFLQADGADRAKLLEELTGAEIYRRISREVYDRTKRERFELEQIRSSQAEHAPLAEEVRAAAQRRAAVSETREKELRAREKTLRQALDWYDRRDALSARRAEYEQARCELNGEQTAFAPQAEDLARAERAAQAGDLYAALTRGRSRLDAAAGDLERLEKDAAAGAQRREDAEHRRVSAAEDLALLKKEHGEQAELWAKVHDLDREIESHALRCHEQETRIAELESSFAAGDAQDIAVLAELNQFKFEAEAMNKSLAGAREEKEQAMAAMYRADLSILSSRLEEGKPCPLCGAVHHPAPYQRSVLQEEELKLHQNAEKAARKVTDLERKFASMQEKIAARQMEHKRLSTMGQTAQRSLQDARETLARGQENLEARQRARRELFGERRPEAEAAKLKEKLAAAESSLAEADALRHQSALDAARTETELAGVREDLAALSGELAAAQAQFAERLKRLGFAEESAWRAAALSEEVVAALRARLEELQRREEALRSQALLLDEEERALGPAPELAAADLTAALEACGNELTDLLKNRGADEQMLRHDDECRRRLGELREAEARRRKVYELWSDLNDRIGSASGDQFSRYVQGLTFRRLVRAANLQLEQLSERYRLKVAADDALRLDVVDLWQGGEVRTSRNLSGGESFIVSLALALALSHGMREVKVDSLFLDEGFGTLDEETLETVLDCLNRLRERGKLVGVISHVKTLRERIDAHLTLTPGPGGHSLLGGPGCSRLG from the coding sequence ATGAGACTGTGCCGCCTTCATTTCAAGAACCTCAACTCTCTCGCCGGAGAGTGGAACGTCGATTTCGAGTCGCCGGAATTCCGCGGCGGCCTGTTCGCCATCACCGGCCCCACCGGCGCGGGCAAGAGCACGCTGCTCGACGCCGTGTGCCTGGCGCTTTACGGCCGCACGCCGCGCCTGGAGCGCGTCAACACCTCCGGCAATGAGATCATGACCCGCGGCGAGCGCGAGTGTTTCGCCGAAGCGGTCTTCGAGATCGGCGGCGAGCGCTACAGCGCCTTCTGGTCGCAGAAAAAATCCTCCCGCAAGGGCGCGGCCCGGGAGTGGCAGGCGCCGAAGTGCCGTTTCTCGCGGCTCGGCGGCGGCGAAGAAGTGCTGGCCGACAGCGTCAGCTCCATGGCCAAAAAGGTGGAGGAAGTCTGCCGTCTCGATTTCGAGCGCTTCACGCGCACCGTCATGCTGCCGCAGGGCGGCTTCGCGGCCTTCCTGCAGGCCGACGGCGCCGACCGCGCCAAACTGCTCGAAGAGCTGACGGGCGCGGAAATCTACCGGCGGATCTCGCGCGAAGTCTACGACCGAACCAAGCGCGAGAGATTCGAGCTGGAGCAGATCCGTTCCTCGCAGGCCGAACACGCCCCGCTGGCCGAGGAAGTCCGCGCCGCGGCGCAGCGGCGCGCCGCCGTCAGCGAGACGCGCGAGAAGGAACTGCGCGCGCGGGAAAAAACGCTTCGGCAGGCGCTGGATTGGTATGACCGCCGCGACGCCCTCTCGGCGCGCCGGGCGGAATACGAACAGGCGCGTTGCGAACTGAACGGGGAGCAGACGGCTTTTGCGCCGCAGGCCGAGGATCTGGCGCGGGCCGAGCGAGCCGCGCAGGCAGGCGACCTTTACGCCGCTTTGACGCGCGGCCGCTCGCGTCTCGACGCCGCCGCGGGCGATCTGGAACGCCTCGAAAAAGACGCCGCCGCCGGCGCGCAGCGGCGCGAAGACGCGGAACACCGGCGCGTCAGCGCCGCGGAGGATCTGGCGCTTTTGAAGAAAGAACACGGCGAGCAGGCCGAACTATGGGCCAAAGTCCACGACCTCGACCGCGAGATCGAAAGTCACGCCCTGCGCTGCCACGAGCAGGAGACCCGCATCGCCGAGCTGGAAAGTTCCTTCGCCGCCGGCGACGCGCAGGACATCGCCGTGCTGGCCGAGCTGAATCAGTTCAAGTTCGAAGCCGAGGCGATGAACAAAAGCCTCGCCGGGGCGCGCGAAGAAAAGGAACAGGCGATGGCGGCCATGTACCGCGCCGACCTCAGCATTCTCAGTTCCCGCCTCGAAGAGGGCAAGCCCTGTCCGCTTTGCGGCGCCGTCCATCATCCCGCGCCCTATCAGCGCAGCGTGCTTCAGGAAGAAGAGTTGAAGCTCCATCAGAACGCCGAAAAAGCGGCGCGGAAAGTGACCGATCTGGAACGCAAGTTTGCCTCCATGCAGGAAAAGATCGCCGCCCGGCAGATGGAGCACAAGCGTCTTTCCACGATGGGGCAGACGGCGCAGCGTTCGCTCCAGGACGCGCGCGAAACGCTGGCTCGCGGACAGGAAAATCTGGAAGCGCGCCAGCGGGCGCGGCGCGAGCTGTTCGGCGAACGCCGTCCCGAGGCGGAAGCCGCGAAGCTGAAAGAAAAACTTGCCGCCGCCGAGAGCTCGTTGGCCGAGGCGGACGCGCTCCGCCATCAGAGCGCCCTCGACGCCGCCCGTACCGAGACCGAACTGGCAGGCGTGCGCGAAGATCTGGCGGCGCTGAGCGGCGAGCTCGCCGCAGCTCAGGCGCAGTTTGCCGAGAGATTGAAGCGCCTCGGCTTTGCGGAAGAATCCGCGTGGCGGGCCGCCGCGCTTTCCGAAGAAGTTGTCGCGGCTCTGCGCGCTCGTCTCGAAGAATTGCAGCGGCGCGAAGAAGCGCTGCGCTCGCAGGCGCTGCTGCTCGACGAGGAAGAGCGCGCGCTCGGTCCCGCGCCCGAGCTCGCCGCCGCCGACCTCACGGCCGCGCTCGAGGCGTGCGGAAACGAACTGACCGATCTGCTCAAGAACCGCGGCGCCGACGAGCAGATGCTGCGCCACGACGACGAATGTCGCCGCCGTCTGGGCGAGCTGCGGGAAGCCGAAGCGCGCCGGCGGAAAGTCTACGAACTCTGGAGCGACCTCAACGACCGGATCGGCTCCGCCTCCGGCGACCAGTTCAGCCGCTACGTGCAGGGCCTCACCTTCCGCCGCCTCGTGCGGGCCGCCAACCTGCAGCTCGAACAGCTTTCCGAGCGTTACCGCCTCAAGGTGGCGGCCGACGACGCCCTGCGCCTCGACGTCGTCGACCTCTGGCAGGGCGGCGAAGTGCGCACCTCGCGCAACCTCTCCGGCGGCGAGAGCTTCATCGTCAGCCTGGCGCTGGCTCTGGCCCTGTCGCACGGCATGAGGGAAGTGAAAGTGGACTCGCTGTTCCTCGACGAGGGCTTCGGCACGCTCGACGAAGAAACGCTGGAGACCGTGCTCGACTGCCTGAACCGCCTGCGCGAGAGGGGCAAGCTCGTCGGCGTCATCTCCCACGTGAAGACGCTGCGCGAACGCATCGACGCGCATCTCACGCTCACGCCCGGCCCCGGCGGCCACAGCCTGCTGGGCGGTCCCGGCTGCTCGCGGCTGGGCTGA
- a CDS encoding bifunctional 3,4-dihydroxy-2-butanone-4-phosphate synthase/GTP cyclohydrolase II, which produces MQYNTVEEAAAELRAGKIVLVADDENRENEGDMICAAQFAGTENVNFMARFARGLICMPMSAAYVKRLGLPQMVESNTDNHCTAFTVSIDHISTATGISAVERGVTARACVGDDAKPEDFRRPGHMFPLLARPNGVLERNGHTEATVDLLRLAGLKECGLCCEVMRDDGGMMRAPELAEKAKEWGLKFITIRAIQEYRKRHETFVERVATTKMPTKYGFFTAYGYRNRLNGEHHVALVMGDVGDGRDVLCRVHSECLTGDTFGSLRCDCGQQFAAAMTQIAAEGRGVMLYLRQEGRGIGLLNKLRAYALQDRGLDTVEANLALGFEEDQREYYIGAQILRDLGVRTLRLLTNNPKKIEGLADFGLEIAARVPIQMPATANDLFYLQTKEHKMGHLVTY; this is translated from the coding sequence ATCCAGTACAACACCGTTGAAGAAGCCGCCGCCGAACTGCGCGCCGGCAAGATCGTCCTCGTCGCCGACGACGAGAATCGCGAGAACGAAGGCGACATGATCTGCGCCGCCCAGTTCGCCGGCACCGAAAACGTCAACTTCATGGCCCGCTTCGCGCGCGGCCTGATCTGCATGCCCATGAGCGCGGCCTACGTGAAACGCCTCGGCCTGCCGCAGATGGTCGAGAGCAACACCGACAACCACTGCACGGCCTTTACCGTCTCCATCGACCATATTTCCACCGCCACGGGCATCTCCGCCGTCGAACGCGGCGTCACTGCCCGCGCCTGCGTGGGCGACGACGCCAAGCCGGAAGACTTCCGCCGCCCCGGCCACATGTTCCCGCTGCTGGCCCGGCCGAACGGCGTGCTCGAACGCAACGGACACACCGAAGCCACGGTGGACCTGCTGCGCCTCGCCGGGCTGAAAGAGTGCGGCCTCTGCTGCGAAGTGATGCGCGACGACGGCGGGATGATGCGCGCTCCCGAGCTGGCGGAGAAGGCGAAAGAGTGGGGCCTGAAATTCATCACCATCCGCGCCATCCAGGAATACCGCAAGCGTCATGAAACGTTCGTCGAGCGCGTGGCGACGACGAAGATGCCCACCAAGTACGGCTTCTTCACGGCCTACGGCTATCGCAACCGCCTCAACGGCGAGCATCACGTCGCGCTCGTCATGGGCGACGTGGGCGACGGGCGCGACGTGCTCTGCCGCGTCCACTCCGAATGCCTGACCGGCGACACGTTCGGCTCGCTGCGCTGCGACTGCGGCCAGCAGTTCGCCGCCGCCATGACGCAGATCGCCGCGGAAGGGCGCGGCGTCATGCTTTACCTGCGCCAGGAAGGACGCGGCATCGGCCTGCTCAACAAGCTGCGCGCCTACGCGCTGCAGGACCGCGGCCTGGACACCGTCGAAGCCAACCTGGCTCTCGGCTTCGAAGAAGACCAGCGCGAGTACTACATCGGCGCGCAGATCCTGCGCGACCTCGGCGTGCGCACGCTGCGCCTGCTCACCAACAATCCGAAGAAGATCGAAGGGCTGGCGGATTTCGGCCTGGAGATCGCCGCGCGCGTCCCCATCCAGATGCCCGCCACCGCCAACGACCTGTTCTACCTTCAGACGAAAGAGCACAAGATGGGTCATCTCGTCACCTATTAA
- a CDS encoding NAD(P)-binding protein — MTEIFVNIPQGHTLICGWNSHALKVLRELEASGQPVVVVARRRPEELKNSAVPVVEGDISDDETLKRAGVETATAAIILAENVGSLPADTVDARSILTALAVESLHPEIYSVLEIINPENERHAHNANVDNVVYCNRLIANYIALCASQRGISDFANDLFSHSDDRSSLNTMDLDPKWQGRSIGEIFAAVRAQGDLPLGVMRRDDNDSRQVWRHEINPAAGTKAELPMKVIYISCEKPGQNNGER, encoded by the coding sequence ATGACCGAAATCTTCGTCAACATCCCCCAAGGACACACGCTCATCTGCGGCTGGAACTCCCACGCGCTCAAGGTGCTCAGGGAACTCGAAGCCTCCGGGCAACCCGTTGTCGTCGTCGCCCGCAGGCGTCCCGAAGAGCTGAAAAACAGCGCCGTACCGGTCGTCGAAGGCGACATCTCCGACGACGAAACGCTCAAGAGGGCCGGCGTCGAGACCGCCACGGCCGCCATTATCCTCGCCGAGAACGTCGGCTCTCTGCCGGCCGACACCGTCGACGCCCGCTCAATCCTCACGGCGCTGGCCGTCGAATCGCTGCATCCGGAGATCTACTCCGTGCTGGAAATCATCAATCCCGAAAACGAACGCCATGCCCACAACGCCAACGTGGACAACGTGGTCTACTGCAATCGTCTGATCGCCAATTACATCGCGCTCTGCGCTTCGCAGCGGGGCATCTCCGACTTCGCCAACGACCTCTTCAGCCATTCCGACGACCGTTCCAGCCTGAACACGATGGATCTCGATCCCAAATGGCAGGGCAGGAGCATCGGCGAAATCTTCGCGGCCGTCCGCGCGCAGGGCGACCTGCCGCTCGGCGTCATGCGCCGCGACGACAACGATTCGCGCCAAGTCTGGCGTCACGAGATCAACCCCGCCGCGGGGACGAAAGCGGAGCTGCCGATGAAAGTCATTTACATCAGCTGCGAGAAACCGGGACAAAACAACGGAGAGCGCTGA
- a CDS encoding potassium channel family protein gives MASNYSQKVKGLKRGANMAGKLHKYFFWILLGFLALVSGSAYLYWKLERGGEGSVFEALWTILFTLIGQGEFANNPHTMVGRVIVFALSIVGISVLGVVLSEVLTRVMKYNLKNMLGLNACRYEGHTIFCGWNGRAELVLKELAASGRQVAVLTRAKPAELSHYDVFFVAGEPTNEARLIQAGIEKAESAIVFAEPQPRLTNDDLDAHTVLTALAVESLRPEIYTVVELLDPANERHARRAHVDDIVYCESTLADIVAACASQQGISSFIGDILTYSDSGSALRAADIEPQWENRTTGELFAAMQADGELPLGVMTPDASSGAERWRHEINPPASRPVRLPMRVVFISKNSGK, from the coding sequence GTGGCTTCGAATTATTCCCAAAAGGTCAAAGGGCTGAAGCGCGGCGCCAACATGGCCGGCAAGCTGCACAAGTATTTTTTCTGGATCCTGCTCGGATTCCTGGCGCTGGTTTCCGGCTCGGCCTATCTGTACTGGAAGCTGGAACGCGGCGGCGAGGGCAGCGTCTTCGAAGCCCTGTGGACGATCCTGTTCACGCTGATCGGCCAGGGCGAGTTCGCCAACAACCCTCACACGATGGTCGGGCGCGTGATCGTCTTCGCGCTCTCCATCGTCGGCATTTCCGTGCTCGGCGTCGTGCTGTCGGAAGTGCTCACGCGCGTGATGAAGTACAATCTCAAGAACATGCTCGGACTGAACGCGTGCAGATACGAGGGGCACACGATCTTCTGCGGCTGGAACGGCCGCGCCGAGCTCGTGCTGAAGGAACTTGCCGCCTCGGGACGGCAGGTCGCCGTGCTGACTCGCGCCAAGCCGGCGGAACTGTCGCATTACGACGTATTTTTCGTCGCCGGCGAACCGACCAACGAGGCGCGCCTGATCCAGGCCGGCATCGAAAAAGCCGAGTCGGCGATCGTCTTCGCCGAACCGCAGCCCCGACTGACGAACGACGACCTCGACGCGCACACCGTGCTCACCGCCCTCGCGGTCGAGTCGCTGCGCCCCGAGATCTACACGGTCGTCGAACTGCTCGATCCCGCCAACGAGCGCCACGCCCGCCGCGCCCACGTGGACGACATCGTCTACTGCGAAAGCACGCTGGCCGACATCGTCGCCGCCTGCGCCTCACAGCAGGGCATCAGCTCGTTCATCGGCGACATCCTCACTTATTCCGACAGCGGCTCGGCCCTTCGCGCCGCCGACATCGAACCGCAGTGGGAGAATCGGACCACCGGCGAGCTGTTCGCGGCCATGCAGGCCGACGGCGAACTGCCGCTGGGCGTCATGACGCCCGACGCCTCTTCCGGAGCGGAACGCTGGCGCCACGAGATCAACCCGCCGGCGTCCAGGCCCGTCAGGCTGCCCATGCGCGTCGTGTTCATCTCGAAAAACAGCGGGAAGTAA
- a CDS encoding ISAs1 family transposase codes for MNQTFLELLAEIEDFRTGNAIHYRLQDILLVSVLAVICNMDTYTEMAMFADHQKKYLAPFCDFRHGTPSHDTFGKVLSRLDPRVLSERFNAWMSELYVHLGKLAESRGMTVAIDGKTICRSGSSEQKASHVLTAFASRAQLVLGQIKTDEKSNEITAIPELLDLFQVKDTVVTIDAMGTQKDIAAKIIEKGGDYVLAVKGNQKKLHDDIIWHLRSEAQDTSTRELKAKGQYASTLEKDHGRIERRECYLSNDLSWFEGLEDWRGITGVAWIHNTRNVDNKTSTEDHYFIYSLKGARAQDLLRIKREHWAIENNLHWMLDMAFREDDCRARAKNAAEVMNILRKLALQMLKTCDTCKCGMRSKRKLCGLGIPTALQVLGLVPTGVLIP; via the coding sequence ATGAACCAGACATTTCTGGAACTGCTGGCAGAAATTGAAGATTTCCGCACAGGCAACGCGATCCACTATCGGCTCCAGGATATCCTTCTGGTCAGCGTGCTGGCCGTGATCTGTAACATGGATACCTATACGGAAATGGCCATGTTTGCCGATCATCAGAAGAAATATCTGGCGCCGTTCTGCGACTTCCGCCACGGCACCCCTTCTCACGATACCTTTGGCAAGGTGTTGAGCCGCCTCGATCCCCGTGTGTTGTCCGAACGCTTCAACGCCTGGATGAGCGAGCTGTACGTCCACCTGGGCAAGCTGGCGGAGTCAAGAGGCATGACCGTCGCCATCGACGGCAAGACCATATGCCGCAGCGGCAGTTCCGAACAGAAAGCCAGTCACGTGCTCACCGCTTTTGCCAGTCGGGCGCAGCTGGTCCTCGGTCAGATCAAGACCGACGAGAAGAGCAACGAGATCACGGCTATCCCCGAACTGCTGGATCTCTTTCAGGTCAAAGACACCGTCGTCACCATCGACGCCATGGGGACGCAGAAGGACATCGCCGCCAAGATCATCGAAAAGGGCGGAGATTACGTCCTCGCCGTCAAAGGCAATCAGAAGAAACTGCACGACGACATCATCTGGCACCTGCGCAGCGAAGCGCAGGACACAAGCACAAGAGAACTCAAAGCCAAAGGACAGTATGCCAGCACCCTGGAGAAGGATCATGGGCGCATCGAGAGAAGAGAATGTTACCTTTCCAACGACCTGAGCTGGTTCGAAGGACTTGAAGACTGGCGAGGCATCACGGGCGTCGCCTGGATCCACAACACCCGGAACGTCGATAACAAGACCAGCACTGAAGACCATTACTTCATCTACAGCCTGAAAGGAGCCCGGGCGCAAGACCTTCTGCGCATCAAGAGAGAGCACTGGGCGATCGAGAACAACTTACACTGGATGCTGGACATGGCCTTCAGGGAGGATGACTGTCGGGCGAGAGCGAAGAACGCGGCGGAAGTGATGAACATTCTGCGAAAACTCGCTTTGCAGATGCTGAAGACCTGTGACACGTGCAAATGCGGGATGAGGAGCAAGCGCAAGCTCTGCGGGCTTGGCATTCCTACGGCTCTGCAGGTCTTGGGACTCGTCCCTACGGGGGTTCTTATTCCGTAA
- the thrC gene encoding threonine synthase → MKKALLRCKTCGAEYGAERAPFRCACGEPLDLAWDGAGIDTNERCQSRRYAAFYPFAADEWRSLGEGGTPLVKLEALGQELGLAELAVKNESANPTWSFKDRGTAACIAHARALGYTKVGTVSSGNMAASVAAYAAAAGMEAFILVKGNVADEKLAPIAIYGPHLLRVAGPYDALYSESLRLGAERGIYFMNSDVPFRVAGSRTIAYEIAEERGFRVPDWVIVPVSAGGNLRGIINGFEDLRRAGLTDRLPRFICAQTARVAPVAAAFAAGAARISRFPGNDTIAHAIDNPFPPSGNRVLAELRRLGGAAMTADEGEIVRAQADLARCGLFGQPASCVPLAVLRRARAAGIVAEGESAVLVMTGSGLKYTAAFAAHRLKWCDCDLAALPEHLR, encoded by the coding sequence ATGAAAAAAGCTCTTCTGCGGTGCAAAACCTGCGGCGCCGAGTACGGCGCGGAGCGGGCGCCATTTCGCTGCGCCTGCGGCGAACCGCTCGATCTGGCGTGGGACGGAGCCGGCATCGACACGAACGAAAGATGCCAGTCGCGTCGCTACGCGGCGTTCTATCCGTTTGCGGCGGACGAGTGGCGCTCGCTGGGCGAGGGCGGCACGCCGCTCGTAAAGCTCGAGGCGCTGGGCCAGGAGCTTGGCCTGGCCGAGCTGGCGGTCAAAAACGAGAGCGCCAACCCCACCTGGTCGTTCAAGGACCGCGGCACGGCGGCCTGTATCGCCCACGCGCGGGCGCTCGGCTATACAAAAGTCGGCACGGTCTCTTCGGGCAACATGGCGGCCTCGGTGGCGGCGTACGCCGCGGCGGCGGGCATGGAGGCCTTCATTCTCGTCAAAGGCAACGTCGCCGACGAGAAACTGGCGCCGATCGCCATTTACGGGCCGCATCTGCTGCGCGTCGCCGGCCCGTACGACGCGCTGTACAGCGAAAGCCTGCGCCTCGGCGCCGAGCGCGGCATCTACTTCATGAATTCCGACGTGCCGTTTCGCGTCGCCGGCTCGCGCACGATCGCCTACGAGATCGCCGAAGAGCGCGGCTTCCGCGTCCCTGACTGGGTGATCGTGCCGGTGAGCGCGGGCGGCAACCTGCGCGGCATTATCAACGGCTTCGAGGATCTGCGGCGCGCGGGCCTGACCGACCGCCTGCCGCGGTTCATCTGCGCGCAGACGGCCCGCGTCGCGCCCGTCGCCGCGGCCTTCGCCGCCGGCGCGGCGCGGATCAGCCGATTCCCCGGCAACGATACGATCGCCCACGCCATCGACAATCCGTTTCCGCCCAGCGGCAACCGCGTGCTGGCGGAGCTGCGCCGTCTCGGCGGCGCGGCGATGACGGCGGACGAAGGCGAGATCGTCCGCGCCCAGGCCGACCTGGCCCGTTGCGGTCTGTTTGGCCAGCCGGCGTCCTGCGTGCCGCTGGCGGTCCTGCGCCGGGCCCGCGCGGCCGGCATCGTGGCGGAGGGCGAGAGCGCCGTGCTGGTGATGACGGGCAGCGGGCTGAAGTATACGGCGGCTTTCGCGGCGCACCGCCTTAAATGGTGCGACTGCGACCTTGCGGCGCTGCCGGAGCATCTGCGATAA
- a CDS encoding glucosyltransferase domain-containing protein: protein MEQSKNPCRLILLSTLLWGLFAHGMMLLNKFSFHDDAKLGFGLGATVTSGRWMLEVLKRVTEFVFGGSLYSLPLFNGLLTLILVGLAACMTARIFRLRRVYSCVLLAGVMVAFPVVTAMMGYMYTVPYYMIGLDLAVAGAWLICDGDRRHWYRLPAGCVLAACAVGVYQSCIPIVLSVMLLHMMMSLHDDASARRFDFFYKGLSLALACALFMALYLAVNWFSLKAAGAQLSDYESINTFGFGGWSEYLDRAARAYREFFLPPPMKMRDMYPTASLRWLYQAVLWFGVLLGLDRAAQLFRRKPRRGFEFLLTLALLPLAVNFIHVMVDVKMVHSLMVYSKVFVFVGFICLLENAALDRLHYPRWVYRGGMLLMFCVTVLYCRFSNICYFKANFLQNQAISYFTRLAARIESMPGYSPYLPVAFLNEDAKQDFNAPVIPEFERIRLIPYLFNEESPLINNYAWKDFMRMWCDYSPIVIENVESFEKLPEVMAMPRYPLEGSIRVVNEAIVVKF, encoded by the coding sequence ATGGAACAATCGAAGAATCCCTGCCGTCTGATCCTCCTCAGCACGCTGCTCTGGGGGCTTTTCGCGCACGGCATGATGCTGCTCAATAAATTTTCGTTCCACGACGACGCCAAGCTGGGCTTCGGCCTCGGCGCCACGGTGACGTCGGGACGGTGGATGCTCGAGGTGCTGAAGCGCGTCACCGAGTTCGTTTTCGGCGGCAGCCTCTACAGCCTGCCGCTTTTCAACGGCCTGCTGACGCTGATTCTGGTCGGTCTGGCGGCCTGCATGACGGCGAGAATATTCCGGCTGCGGCGCGTTTACAGCTGCGTGCTGCTGGCGGGCGTGATGGTGGCCTTTCCTGTGGTGACGGCGATGATGGGGTACATGTACACGGTGCCCTATTACATGATCGGTCTCGACCTGGCCGTGGCCGGCGCCTGGCTGATCTGCGACGGCGACCGGCGGCACTGGTACCGGCTGCCGGCGGGCTGCGTGCTGGCGGCCTGCGCGGTGGGCGTATATCAGTCCTGCATCCCCATCGTGCTCAGCGTGATGTTGCTGCACATGATGATGAGTCTGCATGACGACGCCTCGGCGCGGCGCTTCGATTTCTTTTACAAGGGGCTTTCCCTGGCGCTGGCCTGTGCGCTGTTCATGGCGCTGTACCTGGCGGTGAACTGGTTCAGCCTGAAGGCCGCGGGCGCGCAGCTTTCCGATTACGAGAGCATCAACACGTTCGGCTTCGGCGGCTGGAGCGAGTATCTTGACCGCGCGGCGCGGGCCTACCGCGAGTTTTTCCTGCCGCCGCCGATGAAGATGCGCGACATGTATCCCACGGCGTCGCTGCGCTGGCTCTATCAGGCCGTGCTGTGGTTCGGCGTTCTGCTCGGGCTGGACCGGGCCGCTCAGCTGTTCCGGCGCAAACCGCGGCGCGGCTTCGAATTCCTGCTGACGCTGGCGCTGCTGCCGCTGGCAGTCAATTTTATCCACGTCATGGTGGACGTGAAGATGGTCCACTCGCTCATGGTCTACTCCAAAGTTTTCGTCTTCGTGGGCTTCATCTGCCTGCTGGAGAACGCCGCTCTGGACCGCCTCCATTATCCGCGCTGGGTCTATCGAGGCGGCATGCTGCTGATGTTCTGCGTGACGGTGCTGTACTGCCGCTTCTCCAACATCTGCTATTTCAAGGCCAACTTTCTGCAGAATCAGGCGATCAGCTACTTCACGCGGCTGGCGGCGCGCATCGAGAGCATGCCCGGCTATTCGCCCTACCTGCCCGTGGCTTTTCTGAACGAAGACGCAAAACAGGATTTCAACGCGCCCGTGATCCCGGAATTCGAACGCATTCGTCTGATTCCTTACCTGTTCAACGAGGAGTCCCCGCTGATCAACAACTACGCGTGGAAGGACTTCATGCGCATGTGGTGCGATTATTCGCCGATCGTCATCGAGAACGTGGAATCCTTCGAAAAGCTGCCCGAAGTGATGGCCATGCCGCGCTATCCTCTCGAAGGCTCGATCAGGGTCGTGAACGAGGCTATCGTCGTCAAATTTTGA
- a CDS encoding glycosyltransferase family 2 protein → MTEKRQGKRPLFSIAVPFYNEQENLRALYERLCRVVVGVENCDFELLFVDDGSADASLDVVRSLAAQDARVRYLSFSRNFGKEIALSAAIDHARGDGAIFMDADLQHPPELIPKLIEGWFEGYDDVYAQRRTRGGESAFKKLTAKLYYHVLARSTRIPIQMDAGDFRLLSARALAVLRRMPEHQRNMKSLYSWIGFKKKAVPVDQEPRLHGASKFGFFRLLNLALDGITSFTTAPLRLATILGALSAAVALLSFCWFLIRTAVWGNPVPGYPSLFCGILFFGGVQLLGLGVIGEYLGRVFMETKGRPLYVVAESNVTDETPDETFPNREEARHD, encoded by the coding sequence ATGACCGAGAAGAGACAGGGAAAACGGCCGCTGTTTTCCATCGCGGTGCCGTTTTACAACGAGCAGGAGAACTTGCGGGCGTTGTACGAGCGCCTCTGCCGCGTCGTCGTTGGCGTGGAAAACTGCGACTTCGAGCTGCTTTTTGTGGACGACGGCAGCGCCGACGCCTCGCTGGACGTCGTGCGCTCCCTGGCGGCGCAGGACGCCCGCGTGCGCTACCTGAGCTTCTCGCGCAACTTCGGCAAGGAGATCGCCCTGTCGGCAGCCATCGATCATGCGCGCGGCGACGGCGCCATCTTCATGGACGCCGACCTGCAGCATCCGCCGGAGCTGATCCCGAAGCTGATTGAGGGTTGGTTCGAGGGCTACGACGACGTGTATGCGCAGCGCCGCACGCGCGGCGGCGAGTCGGCTTTCAAAAAGCTGACGGCGAAACTGTACTATCACGTGCTGGCGCGCTCGACGCGCATCCCCATCCAGATGGACGCCGGCGATTTCCGCCTGCTCAGCGCCCGGGCGCTGGCGGTGCTGCGGCGAATGCCCGAACACCAGCGCAACATGAAAAGCCTGTACAGCTGGATCGGCTTCAAAAAGAAAGCCGTGCCCGTCGACCAGGAACCGCGCCTGCACGGCGCAAGCAAGTTCGGTTTCTTCCGCCTGCTCAACCTGGCCCTGGACGGCATCACCTCGTTCACGACGGCGCCGCTGCGTCTGGCCACGATTCTCGGCGCGCTCAGCGCCGCCGTGGCGCTGCTTTCGTTCTGCTGGTTCCTGATCCGCACGGCGGTGTGGGGCAATCCCGTGCCCGGCTACCCCTCGCTGTTCTGCGGCATCCTCTTCTTCGGCGGCGTGCAGCTGCTGGGACTGGGCGTCATCGGCGAGTATCTCGGCCGCGTCTTCATGGAGACCAAAGGGCGCCCGCTCTACGTCGTGGCCGAAAGCAACGTGACTGACGAGACGCCGGACGAAACGTTCCCGAATCGCGAGGAGGCACGGCATGACTGA